A genomic window from Ascaphus truei isolate aAscTru1 chromosome 1, aAscTru1.hap1, whole genome shotgun sequence includes:
- the LOC142498692 gene encoding uncharacterized protein LOC142498692: MAPTQTVLSSKCEHSTTDSSELLKARKKKKKKKGGITVEVAEGIKNENLTSESAFDERDMLQLKATHRRSPRIVEEKKDAPTQTLQAAQKAIDCLYERLDKEQEAKIALQSCLSSAIAKCVLQEKEREQLERDRVILSSKLEKAYADNAQYQNFMAQVGAKLEASEEKNCHFNIELRSLREIFEGLNSSFEMVTQKCKNLCVQVSEGDKKLHELGEEKKQLAQEKLDMQTALQNAERVLQEERVSLERRTQAENMLQSQLRELRAHLQDAKERWVNAEERQRVLQEESFQTAYKIKMLEEYLSTQCVPKEQHEELKVTLSITRASLEEERSGRARPGSASSRKSLSDSGSTETSPLSPPGDVGEVGDLKEFVLRPAPRGVTVRCRISRDKKVMDRGLYPTYYMHLERDENHKLFLLAGRKRKKSKTSNYLISIDPTDMSREAGSFTGKLRSNLMGTKFTVFDRGVSPARAQGQSENAASRQELAAICYETNVLGFKGPRKMAVLIPGKNFNHERIPFQPHNDSESLLSKWQNKCQENIIELHNKAPVWNDDTQSYVFNFHGRVTHASVKNFQIVHDNDLEYPLPTDKPPEVGHLESPFHQGLREEPGGSSGERS; the protein is encoded by the coding sequence atggctcccactcaaacagtcttgagcagtaaatgtgaacacagtaccactgattcttcagaacttctcaaagcaaggaagaagaagaagaagaagaagggaggcattactgtggaagttgcagaaggaattaagaatgaaaatttaacctcagagtctgcatttgatgaaagagatatgctgcagcttaaggcaactcacagacgtagcccaagaatagtggaagagaagaaagatgctcctactcagacgcttcaagctgcacagaaagcgattgattgtctttatgaacgtttagataaggagcaagaggccaagattgcactacaaagctgtctatcttcagcaattgctaagtgtgttctccaggagaaagaaagagagcagttggagagggacagggtaatcctgtcaagtaagctggagaaggcctatgctgataatgcgcagtaccagaatttcatggctcaagttggcgcaaaactggaagcctctgaggagaagaattgccacttcaacatagaactacgttctttgagagagatcttcgaaggattaaatagcagttttgaaatggtaacccagaagtgcaagaatctctgtgtccaggtcagtgaaggagataagaaactccatgaattaggagaggagaagaagcagttggcccaggaaaagttggatatgcagacagcactgcagaatgcagagagagtgctgcaagaggaacgtgtctccctggagcggcgcactcaGGCAgagaatatgctgcagagtcagctgcgagaactacgTGCACATCTGCAGGACGccaaggagagatgggtgaatgctgaagagagACAGCGAGTATTGCAGgaggaaagtttccagactgcctacaagataaagatgctggaagagtatttgagtacccagtgtgtccccaaagaacagcatgaggagctgaaggtcacactgagcataaccagagcctcgctggaggaggagagGTCTGGGAGAGCACGGCCCGGTTCTGCCTCCAGCAGAAAGTCTCTTTCAGACTCTGGTTCCACAGAGACATCCCCTCTCAGTCCTCCTGGAGACGTGGGGGAAGTGGGCGACCTGAAGGAGTTTGTTCTGCGCCCCGCGCCACGCGGTGTCACCGTCAGATGTCGGATCAGCCGAGACAAGAAAGTGATGGACCGAGGACTGTACCCCACCTACTACATGCACCTGGAGCGGGACGAAAACCACAAGCTCTTTCTTCTCGCTgggaggaagagaaagaagagtAAAACGTCCAACTACTTGATATCTATTGATCCGACCGACATGTCCCGGGAGGCGGGCAGTTTTACTGGCAAACTCCGATCCAACCTAATGGGGACCAAGTTTACAGTGTTTGACCGCGGTGTTAGCCCAGCCAGGGCTCAGGGACAGTCAGAGAATGCAGCGTCCCGGCAAGAACTGGCGGCTATTTGCTATGAAACTAACGTCCTCGGGTTTAAGGGTCCCCGGAAGATGGCGGTTCTCATTCCCGGAAAGAATTTCAATCACGAGCGCATCCCTTTCCAGCCACACAATGATTCGGAGAGCCTGCTGTCTAAATGGCAGAACAAGTGTCAGGAGAACATCATCGAGCTGCACAATAAGGCCCCCGTGTGGAATGATGACACTCAGTCTTACGTGTTCAACTTCCACGGGCGTGTCACACACGCATCTGTGAAGAACTTCCAGATTGTGCACGACAATGatctggagtaccctctgcccactgacaagccaccagaggtgggtcaccttgagtcgccgtttcatcaaggcctccgggaagagcctggaggatcgtccggagaacgctcctga